The window TTCAACTGTTTGGGGCTTCGGTAACGTTGTTAACGGGTATGTTTACTTCGACGGTACCAAAGTTGTATTCAGTTGGATATTAATGTTCCTACTATACTTTGTTCCCTATGCATTAATGGTTGGAGAACTAGGTGCAACCTTTAAAAATGCTAATGGTGGTGTTTCCTCATGGGTTAATGCCACTATGGGTGCCAAGTGGGCTTATTATGCAGGTTGGACATATTGGGCCTGCCACGTAGTATATATTTCAAGTAAAGGTACTGGTGGTTTAAGAGCCATGGCGTGGGGAATCTTTGGCAACACTAAATGGTACGATGGTCTTCCAACTGCTTGGACTCAATTCGCTACTTTAGTAGTCTTCCTCTTTTTCTGCTGGGTTACTACTAAAGGTATTCCAGTACTTAAAAGTTTGGCTACTATCGCTGGATCATCAATGTTTATTATGTCAATTTTATTCATTATTATGATGTTTGCTGCACCAGCAATTAACCCACATGCAGGATATTATTCAATCAATTTTAATTGGAAGAGTTTAATGCCAACATTCAACCTTAAATATTTAACATCTCTTTCAATCTTAGTTTTTGCTGTTGGTGGATGTGAGAAAATATCTCCTTATGTAAACAAGGTTAAAAATCCAACCAAAAACTTTCCAAAAGCAATGATGGCTTTAGCAATTATGGTTATGGTTTCTGCAATTTTAGGAACTTTTGCTATGGCTTTAATGTTTGATCCTAAAGTTGTTAACAGTAATCTAAATGAATATATTTCAAACGGTGCATACATGGCCTTTCAACGTTTAGGAGAATATTACCATGTTGGTGGTTTGTTTATGTATATTTATTCATGGTGTAACGTTATTGGTCAATTCTCTACTTTAGTTATCAGTATTGATGCTCCTTTAAGAATGCTACTAGGTAGTAAAGAAGCCAAAAACTTCATTCCTAAGAAACTTCTTAAGATAAATAAACATGGTGCTTACATCAATGGTATCTGGATGGTTGTAATTCTTTCAGGGGGGTTAATTGCAGCACAAGCTTTATTGCCTGATGCACAAGCGGTTATGGCTCAATTAGTTAAATTAAATTCAACTACAATGCCAATGCGTTATTTATGGGTCTTCGCAGCATATATTGCACTTAGAAAGCAACAAAAGAAGTTTGATACTTCTTACCAAATGACCAAGAATCAAGGACTGGCTTACACAGCTGGAATATGGTGTTTTATTGTTACAGCAGCATGTTGTATTTTAGGAATCTACTCACCAGATCCATTTACCCTATTCCTTAACATCATTACTCCAATTATCTTGATTGTTTTAGGCTTAATTTTGCCAGCAATCAAAAAAAGAGAAGATGGCACTAACCCATTAATGAAGTAACTTCAAATGAGCGATATGATTGTCATATCGCTCATTTTTTCTACATAAAATTAAGTTTGATTAGTTGACATGATTAAAAGTAAGTGATTTAATTAGCACTGTACTTATCAGAGTGCTAATTTTGTTTAGGAGGTAAAATTAATGCTCGTACCTACAGTTATTGAACAAACTGCACGTGGTGAACGTGCTTACGACATTTACTCAAGATTATTAAAAGATAGAATCATTATGCTTAGCGGTGAGATTAACGACCAAATGGCCAACTCAATCATCGCTCAACTTTTATTCTTAGATGCACAAGACAATACTAAAGATATTTCTCTATACATTAACTCTCCAGGTGGTGTTATTACCTCTGGTCTTGCAATTATGGACACAATGAACTTTATTAAGTCAGATGTATCTACAATTGCAATCGGTATGGCTGCTTCAATGGCTTCAATTCTTTTAACTAGCGGAACTAAGGGTAAACGTTTTGCATTACCAAATTCAACAGTTCTTATTCACCAACCTTTAGGTGGTGCACAAGGTCAACAAACAGACATTCAAATTGCAGCTAATGAAATCTTGAAGAGTCGTAAGAAGCTTAACCAAATTCTACATGAAACTACTGGTCAACCTCTTGATAAGATTCTTAAAGATACTGAACGTGATAATTACTTATCTGCAGAAGAAGCTAAAGACTATGGTCTAATTGATGAAATTTTGGTTAACCAAAAGAAAGATTAGTTTAATTTAACAAAAAATAGAGCTCACATCTGTCGTGAGCTCTATTTTTTTTGACTAATTTTCTTCTTTTAGCTGTTGTGCCATTTCACGAATTTTTTGAAAACGGTGGTTAACTCCTGACTTTGAAATTGGACCATCTGGTACTTGAGCTGCAACTTCTTTGAGTGAAAGTTCAGGATGCGTCAGCCTAAAATGTGCTAAGATTGCTAATTTTTCTGGTAAATTTTCTAACCCAACTTTTTTCTCAATTAGTTGAATATCCTCAACCTGCTTAGCTGCTGCATTCGCAGTCTTTTTCAAATTTGCTGTATCGCAATTTACTAATCGATTCACTGAATTACGCATATCTCGCATAATTCTTAAGTCTTCAAATGCTAGCATTGCATTGACGGCACCTACAATATGTAGAAAATCACCAATTTTTTCAGCCTCTTTCAAATATACAATATATCCATTACGTCTTTTCGTAGCTTTTGCATTTAAATAAAAGAAACTATTCATTAACTTTAGTAAATCATTATTATGATTTTCATAAAGAGAATAAATCTCTAAATGATATCGACTCGTTTCAGGATTATTCACACTTCCAGCTGCTAAGAAAGCTCCTCTTAAATAAGACATTGCCCTTTGTTCTGAGGTCATAATCTTCTCAGGAATTCCGGTAATCAAGCCATTATCACTGTCAAATATCTCTAAATCGCTTAAAATTTCATGAACTTGTTTTTGAAGTCTAACTAAATATTGATAATTTTTCTTTAACTTCATTTTCTTAGAAACAATTAACAGTGGCTCGATTCCATAAGCAGTTTTAATTAAAGAAAATATTCTTCTTGCAATAGCTGGATTTTCAGTTGTGATATCTAGACTAAATTGATGATCATGAAGACTAAGTACCCCGTTCATTCGCAAAAAAGCCGCTAGTTCTGCCTTAGCATGTTCTGGATGAACTGGCAGACTAGTAAGTTCTTTTTTTACATCACTTGCGTATGAAACCATTAACTAATCCTGTTCCTTTTTTCTGCGGCAATATGCTTCAAAAGCCAAATTCAAAATTTCATCGGCTACTTTTTTACCATCATGAAAAACTAATCCACTATGCTGATCAATAAAGTCAGCTGTAATTACGCGGCAATCTTGAGCCCGTAATCCAGCGAAATCATTTCTTACCGGTTCAAGATAGGCATCATAATCGGCTGGATTAAACTTACTCATGTCAATTTTAGCCCCATTAACCAAGGCCGTATTAATATAGTGACCACCTAAATGATCATTAATAACTTGAACGTGTTCCGCTGCCGTGAAATGATCTGTTTCACCTTGTTGCGTCATGATATTACAGATATAAATCACTTCAGCCTTAGTTTGTCTCACAGCATCCCCTAAATTAGAAATCATCAAATTAGGTAAAATTGAAGTAAATAAGCTACCTGGCCCTAAAACTACTGCGTCCGCTTGCATAATTGCGGCTAAAACTGGCAAAACTGCTTTCGGCTCATCGTCAGAATCGGTATCAGTTACCCATACACGTTTTATGCGCTTATCCTTTGAAGTGATTTCTGTTTCACCAGCTTCAGTTGTTCCGTCAATAAATTCTGCATTTAAAGTTAAAGGCTCATTTGAAGCAGGGAAAATTCGACCATCAATTCGCATCATTCTTGATAATGATTGAACAGCATCAAAAATATTCCCCTGCATTTCATCCAAAGCAGCAATAATTAAATTTCCAATCGCATGCCCTGCAAAAAATGAGTCAGACGAATTAAAGCGATATTGAAAAATATCTTTTTCTTCCTGTGGTAAGTCAGATAAGGAAACTAACACATTTCTAATGTCGCCTGGTGGCACCACATTAATATAATCTCTAATTGCACCTGATGATCCACCATCGTCTGCCACAGTTACAATAGCTGTTATATCGGCATTTTGTTCTTTTAAAGCATTCAAAATAACAGGTAACCCTGTTCCACCACCAATAACAACAATCTTAGGGCGACGTCCGCGAATGACACGTACAATTTTATTTTCTCCGTACGCCATCTCCCAACAATCTCCTTTATTGTCCAATATAACGACTAATTTCTCGATGGGAAATATCAACAGGATATTTCTTAGCTAAATCAACTGCTAATTGGCGAGCAATTGAAACACTTCGGTGTTGACCACCAGTACATCCAATTGCAATAGTCAATTTTTCTTTTCCTTCCGCAATATATCCCGGAATAGCCGTTTCTAACATGTCTAAAAATTTAGCATAAAACTTTTTAGTTTCTTTCTTGCTCATTACATAATCAAAAACTCGGCGATCTAAACCAGTAAATGGTTTGAGTTGAGGAATGTAGAATGGATTAGGTAAAAATCTAACATCCATTACAATATCGGCATCAATTGGAATACCATACTTAAAGCCGAAACTCATTACTTCAATTGAAAAAGTTCGAGTTTGATTATCTCCAAACTTATCTACTAATTTAGCCTTTAATTCCTTAGTAGTTAAACGGGAGGTATCAATGATTATATTAGAAATATTTTTGGTTCTTGATAAAATAGCTCTTTCTTCTTGAATTCCATCAAGTAGGCGGCCTGTATGAGCTAATGGTGGCAAACGTCTTGTTTCCTTATACCGAGATACTAATACATCATCTGAAGCGTCTAAAAACAAGACAGTCGACTGAACATTTTGACTATCTTCTAAAGACTTAATTTCATCAACCAAATCTTTATAAAAACTTTTTACTCTTAAGTCAACAACAACTGCTGCCTTACTAAAGTCTGAAGAATTGTTAATTAATTCCCAGAAACTTCCCAATAATTCTGGTGGCAAATTGTCTACCACAAAATATCCCATATCTTCTAAAGCTTTGATTGCCACAGTTTTACCTGCACCACTCATACCCGTAACAATTAATAATTGTTTCTTCTGTTCAGCCATAGCTATCCCTCCTTAATCGCTATTATAACATACCGGGTGTTTCATTTTTTGAATAAAAATAAAAAGTCGTTGTCACAAGTAGTTATCAAACTCAGCTACTTCAAAAACGACTTTTTATTTTTATCTATGCATCCATGAAACAAAAATTTCATTGATTCCAAAGACCATTAACCAAAATGCTACCAAGTAAACCAAAGTAATAGCAGCAAGCACTGGGTTAAATAACAAGGCAAAAGCGATGATCAAGCTAATAATGTTCAAAATTAAGCAGAGAACAAAATAACCAGTTGAATATTCCCGCAAGTGCCATGAAAAGATAATTCCAATAATTGAATCGGCTAAGAACCAAATAGCAAATAAAATAGCTAAAGTTAATCCACCAATTTCACGTGAACATAAGAATAAAACTCCGATTACAATATCGACAATTGCTGAAATTAGTGTTACCCAGCTCAAATCAAAAATGTTATGGAATTTTACATATGCGGAAATCCAAATAATTCCTTGTAAAATTGATAAAATACCAAATACAAATACAAATGCTGTTAGACCACGACCTGGGTAGCGTAATAGTAAAAATGATGCAACAACAAACAAAATTCCTGCTATAAATGAGCCCCAATCAAAGCCTTGGTGTCTAGAATTATAAATATCGTTCATTTTTATTTCCTCCCAGATAATATTCTACACTTAATTTACTAAAACACCATTAACTTTATTCCTGATCACCCTTGCTATTCATTAGCTTTTTAGTTAACTTAGTATCTCGCTCAAGAACTGGCTTTAAGTATTGTCCTGTATAACTTTCTTTAACCTCAGCAACTTCTTCTGGAGTACCAGTAGCCACAACTTGACCACCGCCATCTCCACCTTCAGGGCCTAAATCAATTAACCAGTCGGCATTTTTAATAACATCTAAATTATGTTCAATAATTAAAACAGTATTTCCTTCATCAACTAAGCGCTGCAAGACTTCTAATAAACGTTTAATATCATCTGTATGCAATCCCGTTGTTGGTTCATCTAAAATATAAAAATTATTACCCGTGGAAAGCTTTTGTAATTCAGAAGCTAATTTCATTCTCTGCGCTTCTCCACCAGATAAAGTTGTAGCTGACTGCCCAAGTTTTACATAACCCAGACCAACATCAACGATTGTTTGTAGCTTACGATGAATTTTGGGAATATTTTCAAAGAATTTGCAAGCTTCATTAATTGTCATATTCAAAACTTGTGAGATATTTTTTTCACGATAAGTTACCTCAAGAGTTTCCGAATTATATCTTGTACCATGACAAACTTCACAAGGTACATAAACATCAGGTAAAAAATTCATCTCGATTTTAATAATCCCATCGCCGTGACAAGCTTCGCATCTTCCACCCTTAACGTTAAAAGAAAATCTAGCTTTCGTATATCCACGCATTTTTGCTTCATTAGTTTGTGCAAATAAAGCTCGAATATCATCAAATACACTGGTATAAGTTGCAGGATTACTACGTGGTGTTCGGCCAATAGGGCTTTGATCAATATCGATAATTTTTTCGATATTTTTATATCCTTTAATAGACTTGTATTTTCCTGGTTTAGCAGAATTATTATTCAATTTTTGCGCTAGAGCACGTTTCAAAATCAAATTTACAAGAGTTGATTTTCCAGAACCTGAAACGCCGGTCACCACGATAAATTTGCCTAGAGGAAAATCTACTGAAATGTCCTTCAAATTATTTTCAGCAGCACCAGTAACAGTAATTTTCTTACCATTACCCTTTCTTCTTTCTAGCGGTACAGGAACAATTTTTTTACCTGATAAATATTGTCCAGTTAAAGATTTAGGATTCTTCATCACTTCTTCAGGCGTCCCGGCAGCCATTACTTTTCCACCATACGCTCCTGCTCCTGGTCCCATATCAACTAAGTAATCTGCTTGTTTCATAGTCTCATCGTCATGTTCAACTACAATTAAAGAATTACCAAGATCCCTCATCTTTTTAAGAGAAGAAATAAGGCGGTCGTTATCTCGTTGATGAAGACCAATTGATGGCTCATCTAAAATATACATAACGCCAGATAAATTGGAGCCAATTTGGGTGGCTAATCTAATTCTTTGTGCTTCTCCACCTGACAAAGTTCCAGCAGAACGAGATAAAGTTAGATAATCTAAACCAACATTTTTTAAGAAAGTCAATCTATCCCGTACTTCTTTCAAAATTGGTTTTGCTATCATTTTTTCTTGCTCGCTTAATTTTACTGAATTAAAGAATTTAAGCGACTTAGAAATTGACAGATCTGAATCTTCCGCAATATCTTTGCCATTAACTTTTACTGCTAATGCCTTTTCATTTAATCGCTTACCGTGACAAGTTGAACAAGTAAGTTCGGTCATGTACTTACCCATTACATCACGCATAAATTTTGACATTGGGTGATGATAACGGCGACTGATATTATTTAAAATTCCTTCAAATTCTTGAACAGTATCATTTACACCAAAGTCACCTTCAAGATGAAATTTGATTTTCTTTCCCTTAGATCCATTTAAAATCAAATCTTTTTGTCTTTTAGTCAATTTTTTGTATGGCTTGTCTATCGGTATTTTCAAAGCTTTACATGCTTGCTCAAGCATAGCCGTATAATATTTTGAATTAGACCATGGTGCTAAAGCTCCCTCTGCCAAAGTTTTATCCTTATCAGGAATAACTAAATCTTCATCAACTGACAATTTCATTCCCAATCCATCACAATCAGGACAAGCTCCAAAAGGCGCATTAAACGAAAATAAACGTGGTTCCATTTCGCCAACAGTAAAACCACATACAGGACAGGCATAATATTCTGAAAAATTAATACGTTTACCTTTAATCACATCAACATCCATGTAGCCATCTGCTAAACGAAGAGCAGCTTCAACGGAATCAAATAAACGGCTTCGAATATTTTCTTTAACAATTAAACGGTCAACAACAATATCAATACTGTGTCGTTTATTTTTATCTAGGTCAAAATCATCAGTAATTTCATGCATTTCACCGTCTACAATTACACGAACATAACCCGCGCGTTGGATTCGTTTAAAGACTTCCTTATGTTCTCCTCTTTTAGCACGAATAACCGGAGCTAAAATCTGAATTCTACTTCTTTCGGGTAGATCCATTACTCGATCTACCATCTGATCCACGCTTTGCCTCTCAATCAAAGTCCCATCATTTGGACAAATTGGATGACCAACGCGTGCCCACAATAAACGTAAATAGTCATTAATTTCTGTTACAGTTCCAACCGTTGAACGCGGATTATGAGATGTTGTCTTTTGATCAATAGAAATTGCGGGATTTAAGCCATCAATTGAATCAACATCAGCCTTATCCATTTGACCTAAAAACTGTCTAGCATAACTTGACAGTGACTCAACATATCTTCTTCTTCCTTCAGCATATAAAGTATCGAAAGCTAATGAACTTTTTCCAGATCCAGATAAGCCGGTAATAACTACTAATTTATCTTTTGGGATCGATAAATTTATATCTTTTAAATTATGTTCACGCGCTCCATGAATTACGATTTTATCATTTACCATTTAGCTTTCCTCCTCTACTTTTTCTTTTCATGTACCTGCTTTTGTAAATCCATAATTGCATCACGTAAGTTAGCTGCTTCTTCAAAATCTAGTTTCTTCGCAGCTTCTTGCATTTGGGCAGTTAAAGTTTTAATCATAGTTTGCTTTTGTTTCTTAGTTAATTCATCAAAGTTTAGATCAGCAAAACTCTCTTTATTTTCCTTTTCATCACTATCTTTAGTAATTGAAATGACATCCCTGATAGGTTTAACAATAGTCTTAGGTGTAATTCCATGTTCCTTGTTAAACTTCATCTGCAAACTACGTCTTCTTTCTGTAGCATCAATTGCTTCTCGCATCGAATCCGTAATTGAGTCTGCATACATAATCACCTTACCATTTGAGTTTCTGGCAGCACGACCAATCGTTTGAACTAAAGGTCTAGTTGAGCGTAAAAATCCTTCCTTATCTGCATCTAAAATTGCAACTAAAGACACTTCCGGCACATCAATTCCTTCTCGCAAAAGATTAATTCCAATTAAAACGTCAAATTTGCCAAGTCTTAAGTCCCTAATAATCTCTAGACGTTCTAATGTCTTGATATCTGAGTGTAAATAGCGGACTTTAATTCCAAGATCTTTCAAATAATCGGTCAAATCTTCTGCCATTTTTTTAGTTAAAGTTGTCACAAAAACACGTTCATTACGGTCAATTCGCTTATTAATCTCACCAACTAAATCGTCAATTTGTCCTTTAATTGGTCTAACTTCAATCTCTGGATCAAGCAATCCAGTAGGACGAATAATTTGTTCCACTTTATGATCAGTCTGATTCAATTCATAGTCTCCGGGAGTTGCTGAGACATACATTATCTGATTTACATGCTTTTCAAATTCTTCTAATTTTAGTGGTCGATTATCTAGCGCTGAAGGTAATCTAAAACCATAATCAATCAAAGTTTGCTTACGAGCGCTGTCTCCGTTATACATCGCCTTTAATTCTGGCATGGTAGCATGTGATTCATCAATTAAGATTAGAAAATCATCAGGAAAGAAATCAAGTAAAGTATGCGGAGGTTGCCCAGCTTTCCGCCCTTCCATATGCCTAGAATAGTTTTCGATTCCGTTAGTGTAGCCAACTTCACTCATCATTTCCATATCATAGGTGGTTCTTTGCTTAATTCGTTGAGCTTCTAGAAGCTTACCTTCCCCTTCAAATTTTTTGACCTGAATATTCATTTCATCTTTAATTGAAGCCAAAGCCCTTTGCATAATTTGTTCATTAGTAACAAAGTGCGTTGCTGGGAAAATAGAAACTTGTTCACGTTCACCAATTACCTCACCAGTTAAGGAATTCACTTCAACAATCCGATCAATTTCATCGCCAAAAAATTCAACTCTAAACGCATGATCAGAATAACCAGCAGGGAAAATCTCTACCACATCTCCGCGGACTCTAAAACGGCCACGTTGAAAATCAATATCATTGCGATCATATTGAATATTCACTAAATCCCGCAATAATACATCACGGCTAATTTCTTGACCTCCAGAGATAGATACTACACTAGCTGCATATTCTCTAGGATCACCTAAACCATAAATACAAGACACTGACGCAACAACAATTACATCATTTCTTGACATTAAATCACTAGTAGTTTTATGACGTAACTGGTCAATTTCATCATTGATTGATGAATCCTTCTCAATATATGTGTCCGACTGTGGTACATAAGCTTCAGGCTGATAATAATCATAGTAAGATACAAAATAATCAACGGCATTTTTAGGGAAAAACTCTTTAAATTCACCATAAAGCTGTCCAACAAGAGTTTTATTATGCGAAATTACCAAAGTAGGTTTATTTAATTTGGCAATTACATTCGCCATAGTAAAAGTTTTACCAGTTCCTGTAGCACCCTCTAAAATCTGCGCCTTTTCACCTTGTTCAAAACCATCAGTCAACTTTTTAATTGCTTGCTCTTGATCACCTGCTGGTTGAAACTTAGAGACAAGTTCAAATTTCTTGTTTTTTTGTCGTCTAATCATTTTCGATCCTCCGCAAAAAAAGTTGGACTAAAATAGCCCAACTTCTATTAACGTATTTATTTTACTACAGCGAACGTATTTTCGCACTATTTTTGCATTACTTTAATAAATTTGCTAATGCATCTTGATATTCTTCAGCTGCTTTTTCTGCAGTTTCAATATCCTTCTTATTTACACCAACATAAGCCTTAATTACAGGTTCAGTTCCTGATGGACGAAGAGCAACCCAAGTTTCATCATCTAAGAAGTACTTTAAGACATTAGATTTAGGAAATCCAGTTAATGGTGTCTTCTTATCGCCTTCAATGGTTTCTTGAGTTTCAAAGTCTTGGATCTTAACAACTTTGGCACCATTAATTTCAGTTAAGTGTTCTTTACGCAATTTACTCATTAATTCAGCCATCTTCTTTTGGCCACCAATACCTGGCATTTCAATGGCCTTGGTGATTTCGTAAGCTACACCATACTTTTGCCAAATTTCTTGCAAGCCATCAAAAACAGTCATGCCTTTAGATGCATAGTAACTTGCCACTTCTGCAAACATCAATGCACCTTGCATAGCATCTTTGTCTCTGGCAAATGGTTTGAATAAGTAACCGTAACTTTCTTCAAAGCCCATTAAGAATTTACCGTCATTTTCTTTATTCATGCGGTCAACTTCTTCACCAATGTACTTGAATCCAGTTAAGACATGCTTGGTCTTAATCCCAAAGTCATCAGCGATCTTAAATGGAAGTGCACTAGAAACTACTGAAGTTACTAATTCATAATCAGGTGATAAAGTTCCGTTTTCTTTCATGTGAACTAATAAGTAGTATGCCATTAAAGTAGCAATTTGATTACCAGTTAAAACTTGGAAATCACCATCTGATTTTCTAACAGCAGCACCCATTCTATCAGCATCTGGGTCGGTTGCAATAATAACATTTGCATCTACTTCATTAGCTAACTTAAAGCCTGGTTCAAACACATCACGGTATTCAGGATTTGGCTTAATAGTTGTAGGAAATTCAGGATCAATAATTGATTGACTTGGAACTGGAATTACATTATCAAAACCGCCTTGTCTGAATGCGCGATCGTAGAGCATCTTACCAGTACCATGCAATGGAGTATAAATAATCTTTAGCTTATCAGCGTTAGCTTTAACCATTTCAGGATCAACAGTAACATCCTTCAAATGAGCTAAGTAAGCTTCATCCACATCTTCACCAATTAATTGTAATGTACCATTAGCACGTAATTCTTCTACTGGAGCAGCTTTAACACCAAAAATATCATCAACTTTTTGAGCGTAAGCAAACAAACGATCGGCGTTTTCTGGAGCCATTTGAGCACCATCTTCACCATATACCTTGTAGCCGTTATATTGCTTAGCATTATGCGAAGCAGTGATATTAATTCCAGCAAAAGTATTTAAATGACGAACAGCAAATGACAATTCAGGGGTTGGTCTTAAATCATCAAATAAGTAAACATGAATTCCATGTGCACCTAAAATACGAGCAGCATGCTCAGCAAACTCCCTTGAGTGAT of the Lactobacillus gasseri ATCC 33323 = JCM 1131 genome contains:
- the uvrB gene encoding excinuclease ABC subunit UvrB; the protein is MIRRQKNKKFELVSKFQPAGDQEQAIKKLTDGFEQGEKAQILEGATGTGKTFTMANVIAKLNKPTLVISHNKTLVGQLYGEFKEFFPKNAVDYFVSYYDYYQPEAYVPQSDTYIEKDSSINDEIDQLRHKTTSDLMSRNDVIVVASVSCIYGLGDPREYAASVVSISGGQEISRDVLLRDLVNIQYDRNDIDFQRGRFRVRGDVVEIFPAGYSDHAFRVEFFGDEIDRIVEVNSLTGEVIGEREQVSIFPATHFVTNEQIMQRALASIKDEMNIQVKKFEGEGKLLEAQRIKQRTTYDMEMMSEVGYTNGIENYSRHMEGRKAGQPPHTLLDFFPDDFLILIDESHATMPELKAMYNGDSARKQTLIDYGFRLPSALDNRPLKLEEFEKHVNQIMYVSATPGDYELNQTDHKVEQIIRPTGLLDPEIEVRPIKGQIDDLVGEINKRIDRNERVFVTTLTKKMAEDLTDYLKDLGIKVRYLHSDIKTLERLEIIRDLRLGKFDVLIGINLLREGIDVPEVSLVAILDADKEGFLRSTRPLVQTIGRAARNSNGKVIMYADSITDSMREAIDATERRRSLQMKFNKEHGITPKTIVKPIRDVISITKDSDEKENKESFADLNFDELTKKQKQTMIKTLTAQMQEAAKKLDFEEAANLRDAIMDLQKQVHEKKK
- a CDS encoding phospho-sugar mutase; translated protein: MNAKEIYSQWTNANNLPDYLKDQLDKLGKDEKWIEDAFGQDINFGTAGMRGRLEPGTNRINLFTVGRVTEGLARLIDENGEEAKKRGVAISFDSRYHSREFAEHAARILGAHGIHVYLFDDLRPTPELSFAVRHLNTFAGINITASHNAKQYNGYKVYGEDGAQMAPENADRLFAYAQKVDDIFGVKAAPVEELRANGTLQLIGEDVDEAYLAHLKDVTVDPEMVKANADKLKIIYTPLHGTGKMLYDRAFRQGGFDNVIPVPSQSIIDPEFPTTIKPNPEYRDVFEPGFKLANEVDANVIIATDPDADRMGAAVRKSDGDFQVLTGNQIATLMAYYLLVHMKENGTLSPDYELVTSVVSSALPFKIADDFGIKTKHVLTGFKYIGEEVDRMNKENDGKFLMGFEESYGYLFKPFARDKDAMQGALMFAEVASYYASKGMTVFDGLQEIWQKYGVAYEITKAIEMPGIGGQKKMAELMSKLRKEHLTEINGAKVVKIQDFETQETIEGDKKTPLTGFPKSNVLKYFLDDETWVALRPSGTEPVIKAYVGVNKKDIETAEKAAEEYQDALANLLK